A DNA window from Parus major isolate Abel chromosome 9, Parus_major1.1, whole genome shotgun sequence contains the following coding sequences:
- the EIF4A2 gene encoding eukaryotic initiation factor 4A-II, whose protein sequence is MSGGSADYSRDHGGPEGMEPDGVIESNWNEIVDNFDDMNLKESLLRGIYAYGFEKPSAIQQRAIIPCIKGYDVIAQAQSGTGKTATFAISILQQLEIDLKESQALVLAPTRELAQQIQKVILALGDYMGATCHACIGGTNVRNEMQKLQAEAPHIVVGTPGRVFDMLNRRYLSPKWIKMFVLDEADEMLSRGFKDQIYEIFQKLSTNIQVVLLSATMPMDVLEVTKKFMRDPIRILVKKEELTLEGIKQFYINVEREEWKLDTLCDLYETLTITQAVIFLNTRRKVDWLTEKMHARDFTVSALHGDMDQKERDVIMREFRSGSSRVLITTDLLARGIDVQQVSLVINYDLPTNRENYIHRIGRGGRFGRKGVAINFVTEEDKRILRDIETFYNTTVEEMPMNVADLI, encoded by the exons ATGTCAGGGGGCTCCGCGGATTATAGCAG AGACCATGGCGGCCCAGAGGGAATGGAGCCCGATGGTGTCATCGAG aGCAATTGGAATGAGATTGTTGACAATTTCGATGATATGAATTTAAAAGAATCCCTTCTAAGGGGCATTTATGCTTATGGTTTTGAGAAGCCTTCAGCTATTCAGCAAAGAGCTATTATTCCATGCATCAAAG GATATGATGTGATTGCTCAAGCTCAGTCAGGTACTGGCAAGACAGCCACATTTGCTATTTCCATCCTGCAGCAGTTGGAGATTGATCTCAAGGAGTCCCAGGCACTAGTATTGGCCCCTACCAGAGAACTGGCTCAACAG attCAGAAGGTAATCCTGGCCCTTGGAGACTACATGGGAGCAACATGCCACGCTTGTATTGGTGGTACAAATGTGCGCAATGAAATGCAGAAACTCCAGGCTGAGGCTCCACACATCGTGGTGGGAACTCCTGGGCGTGTGTTTGATATGCTAAACAGGCGCTATCTTT CACCAAAATGGATCAAAATGTTTGTTCTGGATGAAGCTGATGAAATGTTGAGCCGTGGATTTAAAGATCAAATTTATGAgatctttcaaaaattaagcACAAACATCCAG GTTGTGTTGCTGTCAGCTACAATGCCAATGGATGTGTTGGAAGTGACCAAAAAGTTCATGAGAGATCCCATCCGTATTTTGGTGAAGAAGGAAGAACTGACTCTGGAGGGTATCAAGCAGTTCTACATTAATGTTGAGAGAGAG GAATGGAAGCTGGATACTCTCTGTGATCTGTATGAGACACTGACCATTACACAGGCTGTTATTTTCCTGAATACAAGGAGAAAAGTAGACTGGCTTACAGAGAAAATGCATGCCAGGGACTTCACAGTCTCAGCTCTG CATGGTGACATGGACCAGAAGGAACGGGATGTTATCATGAGAGAGTTTAGATCAGGGTCCAGCCGTGTCCTGATCACCACTGACTTGCTG GCTCGTGGCATCGATGTGCAGCAAGTGTCCCTGGTTATCAATTACGACCTGCCGACCAATCGTGAGAATTACATTCACAG AATTGGCCGGGGTGGCCGTTTTGGCAGAAAAGGTGTGGCTATCAATTTTGTCACTGAAGAGGACAAGAGGATCCTGCGAGACATTGAGACTTTCTACAATACTACAGTGGAGGAGATGCCGATGAATGTGGCTGATCTCATTTAA
- the RFC4 gene encoding replication factor C subunit 4, producing MQAFLKGPASISTKPVAAKEKSAAGSSGEGKRTKPIPWVEKYRPKNVDEVAFQDEVVAVLKKSLEGADLPNLLFYGPPGTGKTSTILAAARELFGPDLFRQRVLELNASDERGIQVIREKVKAFAQLTASGSRSDGKMCPPFKIVILDEADSMTSAAQAALRRTMEKESKTTRFCLICNYISRIIEPLTSRCSKFRFKPLSDSIQQQRLLDVSEKEHVKISNEAVSYLVKVSEGDLRKAITFLQSATRLMGGKEITEKIITEIAGVIPKETIDELLLGCQSGSFEKLETLAKNLINEGFAVAQLVNQLHDTIVESEDYSDKQKSAIVEKLAEVDKCLADGADEFLQLMSLCALVMQQLTQNT from the exons ATGCAGGCCTTCCTCAAGGGCCCGGCCTCTATCAGCACCAAGCCCGTCGCTGCCAAGGAAAAGAGCGCGGCCGGGAGCAGCGGGGAGGGCAAGAGGACCAAACCCATCCCCTGGGTGGAGAAATA tCGTCCCAAAAATGTGGATGAAGTTGCCTTCCAGGATGAAGTTGTAGCTGTGCTGAAGAAGTCCCTGGAAGGTGCTGAT CTTCCCAATCTGTTGTTCTATGGCCCACCTGGAACTGGAAAGACTTCCACTATTTTAGCAGCTGCAAGAGAACTGTTTGG GCCTGATTTATTCCGACAAAGAGTCCTTGAGTTAAATGCTTCTGATGAGCGTGGGATACAAGTGATTCGGGAAAAAGTGAAGGCTTTTGCTCAGCTAACGGCATCTGGAAGCCGTTCAGA TGGTAAAATGTGTCCTCCTTTTAAAATTGTGATCCTGGATGAAGCAGACTCTATGACTTCAGCAGCCCAGGCAGCCTTAAGACGCACAATGGAGAAAGAATCTAAAACAACACGTTTCTGTCTTATTTGTAACTACATCAGCAG aataattgaACCTTTAACATCTCGATGCTCCAAATTCCGCTTCAAGCCTTTGTCTGACAGTATCCAACAGCAGAGGCTGTTGGATGTTTCTGAGAAGGAACATGTGAAAATCAGTAATGAG GCAGTATCGTACCTGGTGAAAGTGTCAGAAGGAGACTTAAGAAAAGCAATTACTTTTCTTCAAAGTGCCACTCGCTTAATGGGTGGGAAGGAGATCACAGAGAAGATAATCACTGAAATTGCTGGG GTCATCCCTAAAGAAACAATTGATGAACTGCTATTGGGATGCCAGAGTGGTTCTTTTGAGAAACTGGAAACACTGGCAAAG AATCTCATCAATGAGGGGTTTGCTGTTGCTCAGCTTGTAAACCAGCTGCATGACACCATTGTGGAGAGTGAAGATTACAGTGACAAACAGAAATCTGCCATAGTTGAGAAACTTGCA GAAGTGGACAAATGCCTTGCAGATGGTGCTGATGAATTCTTGCAGCTGATGAGTCTTTGTGCCCTTGTGAtgcagcagctcacacagaACACCTGA